The Methanoregula sp. UBA64 genome contains the following window.
AAACGACGATCGTATCAATGCTCAATGATGATCGAGAGGATATCGCCATCGACAAGCGAGTGGGAGATGCCGACCCGCTGGCCGCCGTGCTTGACAGAATCGCCCCAGACCCGGGCATAGCGGAACCGGCGCACGAAGTCCCGGTGGAGCTTGTTGCAGACATCCTCGACCGTGCTCCCGGTCCTGACGATGAGCGGCACATCGAGGTCGGCTTCCTCGTTCTGGGGTTTTAAGTACACCCGCATGAACCCGAGGCAGTCGTAGATGGCGTCTTTGAGCTCCTCCATGTGGTATCCCACGTGGGCGGAGATCATAAGCGGTGCAATACCGAACCGCTCTTTTATGGTGCGCTCGATCTCGTCAGACTGGGCTTTGGTAACGAGATCCACTTTGTTGACGGCGATAAATGCCGGGACATAGACCCGGTTACCCTGCACCGCGTCGATGAAGTCTTCCTGGGTTGCGTTCCCGCGGATGAGCACGTCGGCATTCATCATCTTGCTCTCGGAGAGGATAGTCCGGACTTCCTCGATATCGAGGTCGAGGGTGCCAACCGCCGAGAGCCGGATACCGCCGACCGAGGACTTCTTGATGGTAATATCGGGTTTGGGGACGTTGATACGGATCCCGGCATTGTAGAGTTCCCGCAGGAGCACGTTGACGTGCTGGCCGTTGAAGACATCCACGAGGATAATGATGATGTCGGCACTTCGCACGACACCGATAACTTCCTTGCCACGACCCTTGCCCATGGCTGCGCCGGCGATAAGTCCCGGAATATCCAGAAGCTGGATCTTTGCGCCCTTGTGTTCGAGGGCGCCGGGCACGACCGTGAGCGTGGTAAATGCGTATGCCCCGACGGCGCTTTCGGTGCCGGTGAGCTTGTTTAGGAGCGTGGATTTACCCGTGGACGGGAACCCGACGAGCACGGCGGACGCATCGCCCGACTTCTTGACCGAGTAGCCTTCGCCGCCTCCGCCGGACTTCATCGCCCGGTTGACCGCCTCGTCGCGGAACTTTGCGATCTTTGCCTTGATCCGCCCGATGTGTTTGGAGGTAGCCTTGTTGTACGGAGTTTTCGTGAGCTCCGCTTCCAGCTCGGCTATCTGTTCTTCAAGACTACCAGCCATTTCTTATATTAATCGATGCACGTTCGGGATATAGTTATTTATGGAAACGGCCCGCATTCCCGCCGGATTTGCCAGGCCCTGCCGGGCCATTGCGTGCCCCGGCAGATCAGGGTACGGTTTACGAAGGGCCGGACCGATCCGGGGGAGACCCGGGTCCATCCGCGCTTTTTCCCGCGACAGCCAGAACGGCAGGGCGAACACTGCCTGACAAACTTTAAGTAAGTCCATCACCCATGTTATTGGGCAATTACGCGCTGCTATAGTGTAGACCGGCCAATCATGCGAGCCTCTCACGCTCGCGACAGGGGTTCGAATCCCCTTAGCAGCATTTTATCACCGATGGTTCGATTCTCTAAATTATTTTTCAGAGAGCACCAGCCATAAAGTCTTATGATTTATTTCAAAATATTCGCATTTTCGCCAATGCCAATTTTATATGTCCACCCGCTTGATTCTTCAATATAGCCATATTTTGAACTTGACGGATAACCATCGAACTGAAATTGGGCGCTGTCTCCCGGTTTTAATCGGATAAAACTCACTGGCACGCCAAAGTACGCAAAATTTCCGTTTGGATCATACCATCCAACTTCCATATAAAAGCCCATAATTTTACCACAATTATTTGTTATAGTTCCGGAGACGCGCCTTGTGTCTGCAATATTTTGTCCTAAATATCCGCTGGATTTATCGAT
Protein-coding sequences here:
- a CDS encoding OBG GTPase family GTP-binding protein, with translation MAGSLEEQIAELEAELTKTPYNKATSKHIGRIKAKIAKFRDEAVNRAMKSGGGGEGYSVKKSGDASAVLVGFPSTGKSTLLNKLTGTESAVGAYAFTTLTVVPGALEHKGAKIQLLDIPGLIAGAAMGKGRGKEVIGVVRSADIIIILVDVFNGQHVNVLLRELYNAGIRINVPKPDITIKKSSVGGIRLSAVGTLDLDIEEVRTILSESKMMNADVLIRGNATQEDFIDAVQGNRVYVPAFIAVNKVDLVTKAQSDEIERTIKERFGIAPLMISAHVGYHMEELKDAIYDCLGFMRVYLKPQNEEADLDVPLIVRTGSTVEDVCNKLHRDFVRRFRYARVWGDSVKHGGQRVGISHSLVDGDILSIIIEH